In Chryseobacterium gleum, a single genomic region encodes these proteins:
- a CDS encoding LytR/AlgR family response regulator transcription factor: protein MNKIKCIIVDDEPLAISLLEHYAEKIPFLELVFSTENPILAVEYLQKNDSDLIFLDIQMPELTGINFMKIVGADQKYIVTTAYSEYALEGYEHNVVDYLLKPVSFERFQKSVLKAQERFSFPQEENTYFFVKSSGQRHRISFNEILYIESIKDYVNIRTENDEYIVLDTLKSMESQLSEKFVRVHKSFIINLDKIKSIGAKKIILPEYEIPIGESYRAGLLDRIS from the coding sequence ATGAATAAGATAAAGTGCATTATCGTTGATGATGAGCCTCTGGCAATCTCACTTCTGGAACATTATGCAGAAAAGATTCCTTTTCTTGAACTGGTTTTCTCCACAGAGAATCCGATACTTGCGGTGGAATATCTGCAGAAGAATGATTCTGATCTTATCTTTCTGGATATCCAGATGCCGGAACTTACGGGGATCAATTTTATGAAGATTGTAGGAGCAGATCAAAAATATATTGTAACCACTGCTTATTCGGAGTATGCACTGGAAGGGTATGAGCATAATGTTGTTGATTATCTTCTGAAGCCTGTTTCTTTCGAAAGGTTTCAGAAAAGCGTATTAAAAGCTCAGGAACGGTTTTCTTTTCCGCAAGAAGAAAATACCTATTTCTTTGTAAAGTCTTCAGGGCAGAGGCATCGCATAAGTTTCAATGAAATCCTGTACATCGAAAGTATCAAAGACTATGTCAATATCCGAACAGAAAATGATGAGTATATCGTTTTGGATACGCTTAAATCTATGGAAAGCCAGCTTTCTGAAAAATTTGTACGGGTACATAAATCTTTTATTATCAATCTGGATAAAATCAAAAGTATCGGGGCAAAAAAAATCATTCTTCCTGAATATGAGATTCCTATTGGGGAAAGCTATAGAGCAGGCCTTCTTGATAGAATATCATAA